In the Arachis ipaensis cultivar K30076 chromosome B04, Araip1.1, whole genome shotgun sequence genome, ATGTAAGGAGAAAAGTCATTAGAGGGCTCGTTATCCACACGGTTTTCTATGTCAGGGCCCCTCCCATTTCTCTAGCCATAAGCTGCGGCAGCTCCAGCTTGAGACCAAAGTCTAAAATATCAGAATGATCAAAAGGAAGATGCTACTGCCACTAAACTGAGGTTGCTGAATAAGCCGAAAAAAGAAGCTACACCCCAAGCTTGGGTCCTTGAATGCTGCAGAAGAGAGGCAGGAAGCCCAAACCCCAGCAAGGAAATTCTATTGATCCTGATCTTTTTTAGTTTAGATGAAATCCTCATGCAAGGCATAATATTCTTTTACCAAGTGGGATAAAAGTCAAGAAGGTAAGCTTCTTATATTGGATTTTTTCTGGGAAGGATGCTATTCCTGACTTAAGGAATAGAGGGGGGAAATGAAtagaattaatatttttaatatacatAAAATAATCCTGGGTAAAATCATGCGCTACTAGAATTAAGTTCTAGATCATTTAAGTTTCTTATTTGTGTTTGCCAAAATAGTTAACATCCCCCCTCCCCCCAAAAcacaataaaaagaaaagatgTAGCAATCTGCAGTATTTGCAATGTTccattctttttctatatttgaaggtttgaactcTTTAAAAAGTACCTGTTGTTGACATTAGATGTTAATGTTTTCAAAACTAACATTTATATGGGTGGATCTTCATTTAGTGCATTAAAAATAGTACCAAATCTGTAAACATTTTCAAAGTCAACAAATGAATAATGCATGTTAATGTTTGATCAACAGCACTGAAACTGAGCACAGGGATATGACATTTGCAAACAATAAAACTCTCAAAGGGCAGAATGATGCAAGACTAACGTGGTTATAAGGACTATTGAATATGAGGACAACTTATTATTTTGGGCTACACTGCAGTTATATCAAGGTAGTATAGCAGTgttgttttatatttaatttctttGATGCATGTAGCCTTGACCAGTAGGACAGGGTTAAGATTTAGATGTATTTGTGATTATTTTCTCTCCAGATGTAAACCGTAGGTTACGGCTATATTACAATCATGAAGTACAGATTCATCATAAAACCATATTGTGACACAATAAGCTGAGTTTCTCCCATCAAATAAACGTGATCATCAGATAAAGCAATAGTGTGTTACATAATTTATAGTTCTATTTCTTCCAATTTTATATGTAGCTATTCCCTGTTACTTGAATCCCTACAGAAATAGATGGAATAAGAAGATTTCAAACTGCAATACAATTGGTAAATCTCATCTCAATCCATCTTCCATTCTCTATCATAAATAAATTCAGCCAAAAGCAATCAGAATATTCGAAAATGCTAGAGAGAGAGTACCAGTGCAGTCAGCATCCAGTGAGATTGGTGGGGTGGTTGCGAAAGCAGCGGAAGGAAGATGTTGAGTGTTTGTCATGCGTCACACCAGCTGTGTTACACCCTTACCATCATACACTATGCTTAGATCATGTTATATAAAACGGCAAGAACATTACAAAACGTACTCTTTGATCACCAATTCATTAATTCAACCATATTTGAAATTAACCTTAGGGTAATTCTAGTGATTACCTAATATTTTACTAATTTACATTATACTAAATTGCTAAATTATATTCTTGAACACCAATCCTAATTACCTTAAAACGACAATAATCATTAGAAGTTCTCTAGTTAAATTTGCTAACTCAATTTCTTAATTAATCCAACTATCCCTTTAGACACATAAAAACAGAAATCCAACCCTACATAACCCACCTCAATCTTAGTTAGTCACTTGCAAGGCTCAAATAAGCTTAATCGTATGCTTAGAATATCCTTTGTCCAATCTATACACATAATTTCAGTTGCGTAGAGCTTTTTTATTCGTTTGTTTTTTGATAAAAGTTGCTTAGAGctaaataatacaacatataacaACATCATCAAGTCATCACAATTAAGCATAGTCACGTTCATCCAAAAGCATTATACTCATTTAATTATCAAAGAATCACAACAAACGCAATAAATTTTACCAAACGCTTCATAGGTTTTTAAGAGAATAGCGCTTAATTTCATTTAAGACCCCTACCTCAAAGTGATTAATTTGCAGAAAATGGAGGTGAGGTTGCGGTGGCGGTAGCTAGTAGCTCCTCGGCAGTAGCTTCAGCAGACGGTCACGTCCAAGCCAATGGCTCCAGCAGACAGAGCAGAACTGAGACAGTATGGTGGCGGAGCTGCAGCGGCAATGGCGGAGCAGGACAAAAACGGTGGGGTGGCTGGCCGAACAACACCAGCAACGTAGCCCGCAACAACACCCACACCATGCAGCACCAGCGTGGCAAGGCAGAAACAGGAAGAGACGGCGTCACGGAAAGGCAGGGGCAGGGGAAGAGGCAGAAACAGAGGCGGTGGCAGAACCTGTGGCGGTTCCAACGGACCGGGACGGCAGATCGTGGCAGTAACAGTGGCGGAGGCGGAGGCAGAAcacctctctctcctcttctcctCGAAGCGCTCCTCCTGTCTCGGTATATGAGTAAACTAGGTTTAAGGTGGGATTGGATTAGCTTTTTGAAAGAAGAATTTTCTTGTAAGAAATTTCTTTTTGGATATGAAAGTAGAATGAATGTTATACGTTCACGcgataatttttggtgtttttttaaaattatgaggGGTATATAAATTAGATCtgtgtttaaaaaatttaaaaaaattgggaTACACAAATCGGATCTattgatttgtgtttaaaaaattaaaaaaatttggaatacacaaatcggagggtctgaCAGAAATTGGACAGTCTAATTTTTGTACCTAAAAATCGGACGGTCTAATTTCTGTACTTCTTAAAAATTGAACGGTCCGATTTATACTCCGTAAATTAAATCAtctcacattttaaaaaaatatcacagtatatcacaatttaaaaaaatatcattattaacctaatattaaaaataaaaatgtgaaatTTCTTTTATAAANNNNNNNNGATGAAGATTGATgtcaattaaaacaaaataagagaatGGTGTTTTTTTTCTAATTAAATGGTTTATATCTTCAttttaatattttctatttttttttcaaactttatTTGTAGCTATTATATTATGTGCCTTCGTCTTTCCTCTTTCTTTATCATAGCTAATGCATTTAGCTGCATAATGAACTAGATCAAACTCGTAAAGACGTATTGAGAAAAGAAGGGGGGAGGCAAGTTAAAACGAACATCTCATCCAACACACACTATTTACTCTACAATTGGATTTTTATCTCACAAAGATATCCACTCAAATCCAGGCTAAAGCCCCCAAATCATTCGGCccttagaataaaaaataatatgtgCTGGAAACATCGATCAACGTGATATTGAAGCCAATATTACACAAATTAAAACTAATGAACACAACTGCTTCAGCAGTGGCCAAGTTGATTAAAATTGAAGGACGACGACACGGAATACATTGTGTTAATTTTTATTTCGTAACCTCATATAACCTAACCTCCAGTTAAATGTTTCATGATCCAGAAGAGATTTGACGTCATCGAAGACACCCAAACATTTTAACATTACTCAATAAATCACAAGCACCAAAGTGTATGAGTGCAATAAGTAATTATTGTAGCTTTGAGCCTTTGTAAACATGAAAGGAATTAACCATGTTTGTTAGGTGAAGCTTCACAGATTCAGTTGCAGGGTATATACTTAAGGATTGGCATATGGAGAAGTGTTTTATGGTAGCAGTTCAAAAATCAAAACAATATCACGTCACATGGATGACGATGAAAATCATTAATACTCCTAAAATTAGGACGACAAGGTTTAAAAATCTTGATTGGAAAGAGATAGATGCAAAAGCAAGTTTCTAGGGTTGAGCAAGATTCTTCTGTTGCCAACATTGAGGTGGGTGGATTTTGATCTGTGATGATTAAATTGATTTCTTTTATGAATACACTAAAGGTCATCCTTCTAGATTAATTAACAGCAAGTTATCCAAACAAAAATGAAGAATGTTCAGGCACAGTGTTCTGATAATGAAATTAATGGTAACCTATGGGGCAGGGACTCGAACATGGACAGAGACAGACACATAATTGACTACACACCAAAATCAAAGAAATAAATCCAACACAGACAAGGTATCGATTCTAAGTCCCTCACCAAAAAATGGAGCATGTTGTATACATCTTTGGtatctaagattttttttttcttttttttttttaataaaattggtaTCCTCTATTTATATGCCCTTTTAATAAAATAAGTCTTTATTTCTATGCCCCTTtaataaaaagttttttattttgggCTTTCATGACAAGATGTGGTCTGAAATTGCTccaaaagataaaaagataaaaagaaaaatcaatagGCTGCATTCATGCTTCATAGATGCTAACTCAACATGTCTTATCCTCTTGCATATTTTCCCCTTCAACTATCCAagaatgttatttttttattctattaaaaataGCAGTTATGACTATATTTACATATAAACTGAAAATTCCAACAAACAAGGTCCCAGAAAAGCCACTAGTCTCAGCAATCAGGCCAAGAAATAAGCATATTAATACAACAGAAGATGGTGATGCTTGAAAAACTGAAACTAAAATCAATTTTATCATTGAATGCTTTGAATTTACACCAACTAACCTCTGGATGCTATCGCCAGTAGTAGTAGCAGTGGCATAACCAGCTGCACCGTGAGGCTGAACCTGGGAGACATTGTCACATGGTTTAACAAGACTGAAGCATTTACAATCTAAGATGCAGCATTAACATATATGGTAGTAGTTTTAAGGAAAGTTACTACTTAGCACACTATTGCCAGGCCATTACATCTAGTGATAGAAAAAGAAAGGAGAAACTTTGTTGTTGTCTATGATAGAGCAAAACGGATTCTGCATGGAGCAAACAGCTTTGCAGATATATCTCTCAAACATTGTTGAGAACTTGAGATAATAGGCATACACAAAATAAAAGCTTTTCGTTTTCTATCCACTTCCTTCAACATCTTGCTCAGAAGAGGGGGAAAAAGTTCTTGATAATTTATGAAAATGTTCCACTATCCAAGCAGTCCCACTTCCCAAGCATATTATAAGGTAGACACTGGAGTGTGGAAACAAAGTTGGCTCTAAAAGCCAAGCTATTTCTCTGAGTGAAGAAATTCCCAGAAGATTATCCCCAAACAAAATGTCCAAAAGACCCTCCCCTTAACTTAGGATATTAAAAATTACATGAAAGCCTCTAGCAATAATAGTTCCTTCAACTGACAAAAATCACACTTTCAATATCCTTACTAATTCTATTTCCTTATTTTATCAAGTTGAACAGATATGTACAAATGTGTGCACAACACAACACTCCAATTCAAACATTAGCAAAAGAATGAAATCCTTCATTAAGATGAATCAATCCATTGATTAGTTGAAGTAGTTCAATCAAGATAAAACAGCTGAAGGAAGCATAACATGCAACAGTAATCATATCAAATAAGAAATCTGCTAAGAGCAAAAAATATGAAATCTCAGAATGAAACCTTGAAAGTTGCTATTCCGGTTCCGTAACTGGGGCGATAAAGTTTCAGAACCTAGTGAAATTTAATCAAATGACACATTAGACAAAAATCTTTAACTAAAACCTACAACCCAACCAACTTCTCTATCAATCAAatagtaataactaataagtagTACCTCATAAGCGCGCACTAAAAGCACACACACCACACGTCCACATCAACCACCACCATAGCAACACAAATTGAAGTCATCAGTGACAATAAATATCTCAAAAACTAAATCAGAAACAGCAAATAACAACAAAGAAATAAAAATCGCAACCTTGGCCTCCAGCGAGATTCACATCTCTAACCTGCACCATAAGCAGGGAAAAAACATAAATCATGAGAACAAGAAAACAACGAAAACTAAAATATTCTAACAGTATTTGCTAACTATCAGTGTTGCCACAAGAAATCGTGCAAGAAAATGACAGCGATACAAGAGAATCGAGGAAACGGTGATGCTTACGTCAGATCTGGAGACACCAGTTCGGAGGCTTTGGGTAGCGGACCTGGAAGCGCGGAGTAAGCTGAGGAGAGCCAAGGGATGGCAGGAGGAGCCGCCATCTGTGGT is a window encoding:
- the LOC107638323 gene encoding uncharacterized protein LOC107638323 — its product is MQALTLSKRLSASKPLFRISPNLITQSSTTSSSSTTSPPPSSPISTTDGGSSCHPLALLSLLRASRSATQSLRTGVSRSDVRDVNLAGGQVRAYEVLKLYRPSYGTGIATFKVQPHGAAGYATATTTGDSIQRLVGVNSKHSMIKLILVSVFQASPSSVVLICLFLGLIAETSGFSGTLFVGIFSLYVNIVITAIFNRIKK